One stretch of Balneola sp. MJW-20 DNA includes these proteins:
- a CDS encoding VWA domain-containing protein: MLTNIKALLASNIDGESTGSVANCLGWIRHTGFFAILAMTIVFTGCDTPVMDNGSTLSSTDIMVMQKTGDNGDLSPVCEVTQIDVSLVLDVSGSMSGSPLQAAKDGAKALVATLNESDQGTLVSFSTFANRNLDLTIMDAAGQAALDAAIDGLTAGGLTYISNGIIFGAEELLNDESLFSLTTSPSGNARETATKVMVLLSDGYTFDPAATDAAATTAKGAGIRIFTIAIEGADEAGMAGYASSPDDAFTTADLSELTTIFTEIAQSICPTPVAIDIKPGSDPNSINPEKKGVTAVAVFGSAEFDAASIDPETVRFGSLDTILAGEGSVLAHPGGHLEDVNGDGFMDFVGHFPIEGMGFTDLDEFGWLIGDTYDGDAFAGSDAVRIVLRGKPVI, translated from the coding sequence ATGCTTACTAATATAAAAGCACTTCTAGCAAGTAATATAGATGGGGAATCAACGGGATCAGTAGCGAATTGCCTTGGATGGATACGCCATACCGGATTCTTTGCAATATTAGCAATGACCATAGTCTTCACAGGATGTGATACACCCGTAATGGATAACGGAAGTACACTATCCTCTACTGATATTATGGTAATGCAGAAAACAGGAGATAACGGAGATCTGAGTCCTGTATGTGAGGTTACCCAAATAGATGTCTCTCTCGTGCTCGATGTTTCAGGTTCAATGTCTGGCAGTCCTTTACAAGCCGCCAAAGATGGAGCCAAAGCACTGGTAGCAACACTTAATGAAAGTGATCAGGGAACCTTGGTCAGCTTCTCAACCTTCGCTAACCGTAACCTGGATCTGACTATTATGGACGCTGCCGGACAAGCTGCCCTGGATGCAGCTATTGATGGACTGACTGCCGGGGGTTTGACATATATTTCAAACGGAATCATTTTTGGTGCTGAAGAGCTCTTAAATGATGAAAGCCTGTTCAGTCTTACTACTAGTCCTAGTGGTAATGCTCGGGAAACAGCTACGAAGGTAATGGTACTTTTATCGGATGGATATACTTTTGATCCTGCAGCTACTGATGCAGCTGCAACTACTGCTAAAGGCGCAGGCATCCGTATATTTACTATTGCCATTGAAGGAGCTGATGAAGCGGGGATGGCCGGATATGCATCGTCTCCTGATGATGCCTTTACTACTGCCGACCTAAGCGAGCTCACTACTATATTCACAGAAATCGCACAGTCCATCTGTCCGACTCCGGTTGCTATCGACATCAAGCCGGGAAGTGATCCTAATTCAATTAATCCTGAGAAAAAAGGCGTAACTGCAGTAGCAGTCTTCGGTTCGGCTGAATTTGATGCAGCAAGTATCGATCCTGAGACTGTACGGTTCGGCTCACTGGATACTATTCTTGCAGGAGAAGGATCAGTTCTCGCACATCCCGGCGGACATCTTGAGGATGTTAACGGTGATGGATTTATGGACTTCGTAGGGCATTTCCCAATTGAGGGTATGGGCTTTACCGATCTGGATGAGTTTGGTTGGCTTATTGGAGATACCTATGATGGGGATGCTTTCGCCGGCAGTGATGCTGTGAGAATTGTTCTCCGCGGAAAACCCGTCATCTAA
- a CDS encoding NTP transferase domain-containing protein, producing the protein MTDKTHIGVIVLAAGSSSRLGKPKQLVRYKGKSLLQHTLDTVKETGIQTAVLVTGANSELITEDLQKHAFITVHNNDWQEGMAGSIRAGLKQLTNTDPQMNGVLIMVSDQPFISAELMDNLCSAFKDQKDLVVSEYRKTVGVPAIIGRHYFDDLNKLTGDTGAKKIMMSNPEHLKKVRFEKGDIDIDTSADIDRLNRIES; encoded by the coding sequence TTGACTGATAAGACCCATATTGGAGTGATCGTGCTCGCTGCGGGATCGTCCAGCCGTCTTGGAAAGCCCAAACAGCTGGTCAGATATAAAGGTAAGTCCCTGCTGCAGCATACCCTGGATACGGTTAAGGAAACTGGAATTCAGACCGCAGTACTCGTAACCGGTGCCAACAGTGAATTGATCACTGAAGACCTTCAAAAGCATGCATTTATAACTGTCCATAACAACGACTGGCAAGAAGGAATGGCCGGCAGCATCAGGGCAGGACTTAAGCAGCTGACCAATACAGACCCGCAAATGAATGGAGTACTCATTATGGTATCGGATCAGCCATTCATATCAGCGGAGCTCATGGATAATCTGTGCTCCGCCTTCAAAGATCAGAAGGATCTTGTGGTGTCAGAATACAGAAAAACGGTCGGAGTGCCGGCGATCATAGGCCGTCATTATTTTGATGATCTGAATAAACTTACCGGCGATACCGGAGCAAAGAAGATCATGATGTCGAATCCGGAACACCTAAAGAAAGTGCGTTTTGAAAAAGGGGATATAGATATTGACACCTCTGCCGATATAGATCGGTTAAATCGCATTGAATCCTAG
- a CDS encoding XdhC family protein: MRELDALIKSYKEAVEKDTGCVLATVVHVEGSSYRRAGARMLVDESGMMTGAISGGCLEGDALRKALHALHKKENKLVTYDTSDENDAVIGAQLGCNGIIQVLFEPLDPEDPANPIGLLEKVLCSNEPAAIITLFNLDRSVVQIGTGMLVDGQENLTGTVKNESLLKQLKLDAAEALGQKESMFREYVSGMSSVNAFIEVRKPPVRLVLVGAGNDASILADMAAKLGWNITVTDGRRSHARADRFVSSCQVIVSKPEKILEDVEINDRTAFVLMTHNYNYDMDVLKILAEETDVPYIGILGPQKKYQRMLDDLKDEGIILTEDQQSRIYAPVGLDIGADTPAEIALSVLAEIQQVLSGAAGNSLREISGPIHKNKKEKFKKVILD; this comes from the coding sequence ATGAGAGAACTGGATGCCTTAATAAAGAGCTACAAAGAAGCCGTTGAAAAGGATACAGGCTGTGTTCTGGCAACAGTTGTTCATGTAGAAGGGTCTTCCTACCGCAGAGCCGGGGCACGGATGCTGGTGGATGAATCCGGTATGATGACCGGTGCGATCAGCGGTGGTTGCCTCGAGGGAGATGCATTACGTAAAGCACTTCATGCTCTTCATAAGAAGGAAAATAAACTGGTTACTTACGACACCAGTGATGAGAACGACGCTGTGATCGGTGCCCAGCTGGGATGTAACGGGATCATTCAGGTTCTGTTCGAGCCACTTGATCCGGAGGATCCTGCTAATCCGATCGGACTGCTGGAAAAAGTATTATGTTCCAATGAACCAGCAGCCATCATAACCCTGTTCAACCTCGACCGGTCCGTAGTGCAGATTGGTACCGGAATGCTGGTTGATGGCCAGGAAAATTTAACAGGGACCGTTAAAAATGAGTCATTATTAAAGCAGCTCAAACTGGATGCTGCAGAAGCTCTCGGGCAAAAGGAATCCATGTTCAGAGAATATGTCTCCGGGATGAGCTCAGTTAATGCCTTTATCGAAGTACGCAAACCTCCGGTCCGACTGGTTCTGGTAGGTGCCGGAAATGACGCCAGTATACTGGCAGATATGGCCGCTAAGCTGGGATGGAATATAACCGTTACGGATGGAAGACGATCTCATGCCAGGGCAGACCGCTTTGTGAGTTCCTGCCAGGTCATCGTTTCCAAACCGGAAAAGATCCTTGAAGACGTTGAGATCAATGACCGCACGGCTTTTGTCCTGATGACGCACAACTATAATTATGATATGGATGTCCTGAAGATCCTGGCCGAAGAGACGGACGTTCCTTACATCGGGATCCTGGGTCCCCAAAAAAAATATCAGCGGATGCTGGATGATCTGAAGGATGAAGGAATTATTTTGACCGAAGATCAGCAGTCCAGAATATACGCTCCGGTTGGACTGGATATAGGAGCCGATACTCCTGCAGAAATAGCTTTGTCCGTGCTTGCCGAAATTCAGCAGGTATTATCAGGTGCTGCAGGTAATTCACTGAGGGAAATATCCGGGCCCATTCACAAGAATAAAAAAGAGAAGTTTAAGAAGGTGATCCTTGACTGA
- a CDS encoding molybdenum cofactor biosynthesis protein MoaE: MTKKAPKKVFTDGPLSPDMVSDSIAAHQAKTNIGAHSIFLGQVRADKVDGKIVKAIEYSAYEEMALNAFHEIREKAFSRFEEMTCCHIYHSLGTVKTGEICLFVFTSSKHRRVAIESCDFIVEEIKSQVPIFGKELFEDESHQWKVNT, from the coding sequence ATGACAAAAAAAGCCCCCAAAAAGGTATTTACGGATGGACCGCTTTCTCCCGACATGGTAAGCGATTCTATTGCTGCGCATCAGGCAAAAACGAATATCGGTGCACACAGTATCTTTCTGGGACAGGTGAGAGCCGATAAGGTCGATGGTAAGATTGTTAAAGCCATTGAATATTCTGCCTACGAGGAAATGGCACTGAATGCATTTCATGAGATCAGGGAGAAAGCATTCTCCAGGTTTGAAGAAATGACTTGTTGCCATATCTATCACAGTCTGGGCACAGTGAAAACCGGTGAGATCTGTTTATTTGTATTCACTTCATCAAAACACCGCAGGGTAGCCATCGAATCCTGCGATTTCATTGTTGAGGAGATCAAATCACAGGTACCTATTTTCGGCAAGGAATTGTTTGAAGATGAATCCCATCAATGGAAGGTGAATACCTGA
- a CDS encoding MoaD/ThiS family protein yields the protein MIITVKYFGAIAEATGLQEEKLDMSALGTKLEDLRDHCLHKYGAINDLTFKLAVNQSIEEEMVLKDGDEVAFLPPFAGG from the coding sequence ATGATCATAACAGTAAAATATTTCGGAGCCATCGCTGAAGCAACCGGTCTGCAGGAAGAAAAGCTGGACATGAGTGCCTTAGGAACCAAACTGGAGGATCTCCGGGATCACTGCCTTCACAAGTACGGGGCTATAAATGATCTGACCTTCAAGCTGGCAGTCAATCAATCCATTGAGGAAGAGATGGTTCTGAAGGATGGCGATGAAGTAGCATTTTTACCCCCATTTGCCGGTGGTTGA
- a CDS encoding (2Fe-2S)-binding protein — protein sequence MANYTLKVNGEAQQVEASPNTPLLWVLRDHLDMAGTKFGCGKGLCGACTVHVDGAAVRSCSYPVSAVGDLEVTTIEGLSEDGSHPVQQAWLEHDVPQCGYCQAGQIMNAAALLNKNPDPSDEEIRSEMLGNICRCGTYTRINKAIKTAAKKS from the coding sequence ATGGCCAATTATACTTTAAAAGTGAATGGTGAGGCGCAGCAGGTTGAAGCTTCCCCAAATACCCCATTATTATGGGTGCTGAGAGATCACCTTGATATGGCAGGAACAAAATTTGGATGTGGAAAAGGTTTATGCGGAGCCTGCACCGTTCATGTAGATGGCGCAGCTGTCAGGTCTTGTTCATATCCTGTGTCGGCCGTGGGCGATCTTGAAGTTACAACTATTGAAGGTCTGAGCGAAGATGGAAGTCACCCGGTTCAGCAGGCATGGCTGGAGCATGATGTCCCTCAGTGCGGCTATTGCCAGGCCGGTCAGATCATGAACGCTGCAGCATTACTCAATAAGAATCCTGACCCGAGTGATGAAGAGATCAGGTCTGAGATGCTGGGTAACATATGCCGGTGCGGGACTTATACCCGAATAAACAAAGCCATTAAAACTGCAGCGAAAAAATCATAG
- the moeB gene encoding molybdopterin-synthase adenylyltransferase MoeB, protein MSAEQDRYHRQIKLPEIGKSGQEKLNRASILIVGAGGLGCPAAQYLTAAGVGRIGLVDFDRVDLSNLHRQVLFSEADVGKPKAEAAKSRLKQVNSAVEIRAITEHFDKDNALRLVNEYDIILDGTDNFQTKYMINDACVLAGKPFVSASVYKYQGQVSVFNYQGGPSYRCLYPEHKLKDESSCEETGVLGVLPGILGTIQAAEAIKITLGIGKVLSGKLKVIDTFSGADQMISFTRNEEQIGFVKERGLIPEIVKCEIQDRSALYLDVREVHEQPQAINENVMRIPLNELSGRSSEIPRDKEVLVFCQTGIRSLRAIALLEKEYGFDNLVNVEGGINMLMT, encoded by the coding sequence ATGAGTGCAGAACAGGACAGATATCACCGCCAGATTAAGCTCCCGGAGATCGGTAAGTCCGGTCAGGAGAAACTGAATAGAGCCAGCATTTTGATCGTGGGTGCAGGCGGACTTGGTTGCCCTGCAGCTCAATACCTTACCGCAGCCGGGGTTGGCAGGATCGGGCTGGTTGATTTCGACCGGGTAGACCTGAGTAACCTTCACCGGCAGGTCCTTTTTTCAGAGGCGGACGTTGGCAAGCCTAAAGCAGAAGCCGCAAAAAGCAGGCTAAAGCAGGTTAATAGTGCGGTGGAGATCAGGGCAATTACAGAGCATTTTGATAAAGATAATGCCCTCAGGCTGGTGAATGAATATGATATCATTCTGGATGGTACCGATAATTTTCAGACCAAATACATGATCAATGATGCCTGTGTATTGGCGGGTAAACCTTTCGTCAGTGCCTCAGTCTACAAGTACCAGGGACAGGTATCCGTATTTAATTATCAGGGCGGACCGTCTTACCGCTGTTTATATCCGGAACATAAACTGAAGGATGAAAGCAGTTGTGAAGAGACCGGTGTTCTAGGCGTATTACCGGGAATACTGGGTACCATACAGGCTGCAGAAGCGATCAAAATAACACTGGGTATAGGAAAAGTACTATCAGGAAAGCTGAAAGTGATCGACACATTCAGCGGAGCGGATCAGATGATCTCGTTTACCAGAAATGAGGAACAGATCGGGTTTGTTAAAGAGCGAGGGTTGATCCCGGAGATCGTGAAATGCGAGATCCAAGACAGATCCGCTTTATATCTCGATGTTCGTGAAGTTCATGAACAACCACAGGCGATCAATGAAAATGTAATGAGGATCCCGCTAAATGAGTTATCAGGAAGATCCTCTGAGATCCCCAGAGATAAAGAAGTGCTGGTTTTCTGTCAGACCGGCATCAGAAGTCTGAGAGCAATTGCATTACTGGAGAAGGAATACGGTTTCGATAATTTAGTGAATGTTGAAGGCGGAATTAATATGTTGATGACATGA
- a CDS encoding cysteine desulfurase family protein, translated as MADKLIYLDYNATTPVDSRVLEEMYPYFNQKFGNASSIHHPFGWDAEEAVELARDKVASLIGARSSEIVFTSGATEAINTAIFGMAGAGDHIITCLTEHKAVLDVCKALEQRGIRVTYLKVNGSGLIDPADLEASISPETRLITIMHSNNETGIIQPIEAISEIAAKYGIPVMTDATQSLGKIPFSVNETAVHMAAFSGHKIYAPKGIGVLYISSELKTELDPLIYGGGHQQGLRSGTLNVPGIVAMGKACEIISDIRESEIEKIRDLRDRMESALLKIEDSRINGAGANRLPNVLNISFGGIDGSRLIRSLKGLAVSQGSACTSVMQEPSHVLKSMGISDDRAFASIRISLGRNTTQEEVGTAVEIIRSAVEKLKLQHQ; from the coding sequence ATGGCTGATAAGCTCATCTATCTGGATTATAATGCAACCACTCCGGTCGATTCGCGGGTACTGGAGGAGATGTATCCTTACTTCAATCAGAAATTCGGAAATGCATCCAGTATCCATCACCCTTTTGGATGGGACGCGGAGGAAGCGGTTGAGCTCGCCCGTGATAAAGTAGCATCACTTATTGGGGCCAGATCCTCTGAGATCGTCTTTACCTCGGGAGCAACAGAAGCGATCAATACGGCTATTTTCGGTATGGCAGGGGCTGGTGATCATATCATTACCTGTCTTACCGAGCATAAAGCCGTCCTGGATGTATGTAAGGCTCTGGAGCAGAGAGGGATTCGGGTGACTTATCTGAAGGTAAATGGATCGGGACTAATAGATCCTGCAGATCTTGAAGCTTCCATTAGCCCGGAGACCCGCCTTATCACCATCATGCATTCCAATAATGAGACCGGGATCATTCAGCCTATTGAGGCTATCAGTGAGATAGCTGCTAAGTATGGTATTCCGGTCATGACGGATGCAACGCAGTCCCTGGGCAAGATCCCGTTCAGCGTAAATGAAACCGCTGTGCATATGGCGGCCTTTTCAGGTCATAAGATCTACGCCCCGAAGGGAATCGGGGTATTGTATATCAGCAGTGAGTTGAAGACTGAATTAGACCCGCTGATATACGGAGGCGGGCATCAGCAGGGTCTCCGGTCCGGTACACTGAATGTTCCGGGAATTGTGGCAATGGGTAAAGCCTGTGAGATCATTTCAGATATAAGAGAATCTGAAATTGAAAAGATACGGGATCTTCGCGACCGTATGGAAAGTGCGCTTCTGAAAATTGAAGATTCAAGGATCAACGGGGCTGGTGCAAACCGACTGCCTAATGTTCTGAATATATCATTTGGCGGAATAGACGGTAGCCGGCTGATCCGGTCGCTGAAGGGGTTAGCGGTATCACAGGGATCAGCCTGCACTTCGGTTATGCAGGAACCCTCACATGTGCTCAAATCCATGGGTATATCCGATGATCGCGCTTTTGCATCCATTCGAATAAGCCTGGGTAGAAACACCACCCAGGAAGAGGTCGGCACCGCTGTTGAGATCATAAGATCAGCGGTAGAGAAACTTAAACTGCAGCATCAATGA
- a CDS encoding GNAT family N-acetyltransferase has product MVKNIIIRPARVQESQQLSELAYRSKSYWGYSSDFMEACREELRVSEPKIKSPSLDYYVGELDGKITGFYALEYLSKSEFDLEALFVEPDHMGQGIGKQLITHAISVAKKAGARSMFIQGDPNAEKFYVSAGAVKVGNRESGSIPGRFLPEFRITL; this is encoded by the coding sequence ATGGTTAAGAACATTATTATCCGCCCAGCCAGAGTTCAGGAGAGTCAGCAGCTGAGTGAACTGGCTTACCGTTCCAAAAGCTATTGGGGATATTCTTCCGATTTTATGGAGGCATGTCGTGAGGAACTGAGAGTGTCAGAACCAAAAATCAAAAGCCCGTCCCTGGATTACTATGTCGGGGAACTAGATGGAAAGATCACTGGATTCTACGCACTGGAATATCTTTCTAAAAGTGAATTTGACCTGGAAGCACTCTTTGTAGAACCTGATCATATGGGTCAGGGCATCGGGAAACAATTAATAACGCATGCAATATCAGTTGCAAAAAAAGCCGGTGCCCGGTCCATGTTCATTCAGGGAGATCCCAATGCTGAAAAATTCTATGTATCTGCCGGGGCTGTTAAGGTTGGCAATAGAGAATCGGGCAGTATTCCGGGGAGATTTTTACCCGAATTCAGGATTACACTCTAG
- a CDS encoding molybdopterin cofactor-binding domain-containing protein, translating into MTKVKTHLDRRSFLKVSAAGGAGFMLSFSWLGSLAKAAGIGELPENIDLNAYIKISDTGEITLFSPNPEIGQNVKTSMPLIVAEELDIDWDQVMVEQAPLDTSKYRRQIAGGSQSIRQGWNSLRMAGATARMMLVMAAANRWGVATDKVTTSKGVLTNTINGNTLSYGEVATEAASIDIPDEVELKDPSEFKLIGKHIKNVDGFNIVTGKPLFGIDFKREGMVTAMIIHPPAFGMKLKSFDGTEAKKMPGVSDVFSISTSLDEPQWSDINAFNDLVVITGESTWQVMQAKEKVKAEWQPDGSLESTEGHKQKLRDSLMNDPGEVARQDGDPDSAASKAARTIESTFTAPFLAHNTLEPMNFFADVRENSAELVGPIQTPESLRASAAALLGLPIENVTVDMTRMGGGFGRRLYGNFGLEAAVISQKIGKPVKLLYKREDDMTQGTYRPAYAVKYKAALDENGDLLSFQAKGTGLPSSPLFANRFPAGTVDHYMVRNSNIPTDISTGAWRAPRSNFTAGAEQAFIDEVAEAAGKDPIEFRLELFDRAIKDPVGQNNDYDPERYAGVLKLVREKSGWNKPMPGVYRGVAAYYCHNSYVAQVVDLVMEGETPRIKKVWCAIDCGIVVNKEGALNQVEGGTIDGIGHCMYSRLTFDQGAPQQNNFDGYQLIRNDQAPDEIEVFFAENEINPTGLGEPALPPISGALANALYKATGKRYYNQPFMMADQEMMS; encoded by the coding sequence ATGACCAAAGTTAAAACACATTTAGATCGTCGTTCTTTTTTGAAGGTTAGTGCTGCAGGCGGAGCCGGGTTTATGCTCAGCTTCAGCTGGCTCGGATCATTGGCTAAAGCAGCCGGAATCGGTGAATTACCAGAGAATATTGACCTTAATGCTTATATAAAGATCTCTGATACCGGTGAGATCACGCTTTTTTCTCCCAATCCGGAGATCGGACAAAATGTAAAGACCTCTATGCCACTGATCGTTGCTGAGGAACTCGATATAGACTGGGATCAGGTAATGGTTGAGCAGGCACCGCTTGATACTAGCAAATACCGTCGACAGATAGCGGGCGGTAGTCAGTCAATTCGTCAGGGCTGGAATAGTCTCAGAATGGCGGGTGCCACTGCTCGCATGATGCTTGTCATGGCAGCCGCTAATCGCTGGGGTGTAGCCACCGATAAAGTCACCACCAGTAAGGGCGTTCTTACCAACACCATTAATGGCAATACTTTGAGTTACGGAGAAGTTGCCACTGAGGCAGCTTCAATAGACATACCGGATGAGGTGGAACTGAAAGATCCATCGGAATTTAAACTGATCGGAAAGCACATTAAGAATGTAGACGGCTTCAATATTGTAACCGGAAAGCCGCTCTTTGGTATCGATTTTAAAAGGGAAGGAATGGTCACAGCCATGATCATCCATCCGCCGGCCTTCGGCATGAAGCTGAAGTCCTTTGATGGAACAGAAGCCAAGAAAATGCCCGGGGTAAGCGACGTATTTTCTATCAGTACTTCTCTGGATGAACCCCAGTGGTCAGACATCAATGCCTTTAATGATCTGGTTGTAATAACCGGTGAAAGTACCTGGCAGGTTATGCAGGCCAAAGAAAAAGTGAAAGCTGAATGGCAGCCTGATGGCTCACTGGAAAGCACCGAAGGTCATAAGCAAAAGCTGCGTGACTCCCTCATGAACGATCCCGGTGAAGTGGCCCGGCAGGACGGAGATCCTGATTCAGCTGCATCCAAAGCTGCACGTACCATTGAAAGTACATTTACCGCACCCTTCCTGGCTCACAATACCTTAGAGCCCATGAATTTCTTTGCGGATGTGAGAGAGAACAGTGCCGAACTTGTCGGACCTATTCAGACTCCCGAATCATTACGAGCATCGGCAGCTGCCCTGCTGGGACTGCCGATTGAAAATGTAACAGTGGATATGACCCGTATGGGTGGTGGATTTGGTCGCCGGCTGTATGGTAATTTCGGACTGGAAGCAGCCGTGATCTCTCAGAAAATTGGTAAACCGGTCAAGCTCCTTTATAAGAGAGAAGACGATATGACTCAGGGGACTTACCGACCTGCTTATGCTGTCAAATATAAAGCTGCACTTGATGAGAACGGTGATCTGCTATCCTTTCAGGCAAAAGGAACCGGATTACCCTCCAGTCCATTATTTGCAAATCGTTTTCCAGCGGGAACCGTGGATCATTACATGGTCCGCAACTCAAATATACCCACCGATATTTCGACCGGTGCATGGCGAGCTCCGCGATCAAACTTCACAGCAGGAGCTGAACAGGCCTTTATTGATGAAGTAGCAGAAGCTGCCGGTAAAGATCCGATCGAGTTCCGGCTGGAATTATTTGATCGTGCAATCAAGGATCCGGTGGGTCAGAACAATGACTATGATCCGGAAAGATATGCAGGCGTTCTGAAACTGGTTCGTGAAAAGTCAGGCTGGAATAAACCTATGCCGGGCGTTTACCGGGGCGTTGCCGCCTACTACTGCCATAACAGTTACGTGGCCCAGGTAGTGGATCTGGTGATGGAAGGTGAAACACCTCGAATCAAAAAAGTCTGGTGTGCAATAGACTGCGGTATCGTTGTCAATAAAGAAGGTGCGCTTAATCAGGTTGAAGGAGGCACCATTGATGGTATCGGTCATTGCATGTACAGCAGACTCACTTTTGATCAGGGAGCCCCGCAGCAGAATAACTTTGATGGTTATCAGCTGATCCGAAATGATCAGGCCCCCGATGAGATCGAGGTCTTTTTTGCAGAGAATGAAATTAATCCTACCGGATTAGGAGAACCTGCGCTGCCTCCGATCTCCGGAGCACTGGCCAATGCTTTATATAAAGCCACCGGGAAACGGTATTATAACCAGCCCTTCATGATGGCCGATCAGGAAATGATGAGTTAA
- a CDS encoding lectin-like protein produces MRGKFGKNVVLNEGNGHYYEAVAAENLSWFDAWRAAANTNSGVCVSHLATITSQEENDFIISNFPEAAENGYWLGGNQLNGGAEPDGGWIWITGETWDYTNWANGEPNDLFGEDALHFFPAAFGAAYTPGVWNDQNEFTPSDAILGYVVEYECPAGKVVDRVTGSGHFNLGPEGEEALRTFSFTAHKYENGVVAGEYQLKSRSGEVKEHGDVTCLSVSEDGTRAWIGGIIERNDPNASIEGSEIVFIVEDNGQGMADSPDKLSLRATFEPGGAAIICNDQLNFVPLNEIEKGNISIH; encoded by the coding sequence ATGAGAGGTAAATTTGGAAAGAATGTCGTACTTAACGAGGGAAACGGTCATTATTATGAGGCAGTGGCTGCCGAAAATCTATCCTGGTTTGATGCCTGGCGTGCTGCAGCCAATACCAATAGTGGTGTCTGTGTCTCACATCTGGCAACCATAACTTCTCAGGAAGAGAATGATTTTATCATCTCAAATTTTCCTGAAGCAGCAGAGAACGGTTACTGGCTTGGAGGAAATCAGTTGAATGGCGGAGCAGAGCCTGATGGTGGTTGGATCTGGATCACGGGTGAAACCTGGGATTATACCAATTGGGCCAATGGAGAGCCTAATGATTTATTTGGTGAGGATGCTTTACACTTCTTTCCCGCAGCATTTGGAGCCGCCTATACCCCTGGAGTATGGAATGATCAAAATGAATTCACTCCTTCTGATGCAATTTTGGGTTATGTCGTCGAATATGAATGTCCAGCTGGAAAGGTCGTTGACCGGGTAACCGGAAGCGGACATTTCAATTTGGGTCCTGAAGGAGAAGAAGCGCTTCGAACTTTTTCCTTTACTGCACATAAATATGAAAATGGGGTAGTAGCCGGTGAATATCAGCTTAAGAGTAGAAGTGGAGAAGTTAAGGAGCATGGGGATGTTACCTGCCTTTCTGTTTCAGAAGACGGAACCCGTGCCTGGATAGGGGGCATTATAGAACGAAATGATCCAAATGCTTCTATAGAAGGAAGTGAGATTGTTTTTATCGTTGAAGATAACGGTCAAGGTATGGCAGATAGCCCGGATAAATTAAGTCTCCGTGCGACCTTTGAGCCCGGTGGGGCAGCTATCATATGTAATGATCAGCTGAATTTTGTCCCATTAAATGAAATAGAAAAAGGAAATATCTCTATACACTAG